One genomic segment of Paenibacillus sp. FSL H8-0332 includes these proteins:
- a CDS encoding ABC transporter ATP-binding protein: MKLQLLQYCLDPIKIMIKFCKAHAILKIILLIVSAILAPLSLLLTEDLIDSVSELYKGNAGYTHVGLNLVLLLITILTISLCTSMEGYLNINFDRLLLKNWTPVVLNKYKQLKYSCFEDQETQDTIFQMSDNPSESIKNSFLNITQIGSSLLSLVLLNLVFAKVSVWLSVLCFLFTVPMLFLNYRAMTILDSLFYKQSAEDRKLGYLLGLLTTKSSLSELKLFGAVEYIVNQWGGIRSKVYKERVGANVKSQKLIFINTLCVMAWTVLIIITLVNYMYNGLITLGLFVALIGSLNSIISISEQVSWEYSEYSRNVLKTKYYKHFMSLPESEESADLKKERCFNSPEICFNDVYFSYPQSQKPILQGVSLTIRHNERIAIVGKNGAGKSTLIKLLCGLYQPDRGEITINGIALSNLSQHEISALFSVVFQDFMKYSLTVRENIALGNITKIHNDAAIDKALGQAEPMGFLKLTGKGLNTPLGKLEDDGIDLSGGEWQRITIARALFADSSFIILDEPTASLDPVAESELYQSLSLVIQEKGSIMISHRLASAKLADKIFVIDDGRICEEGNHDELIAKQGIYAEMFKAQAKWYDIIC, from the coding sequence ATGAAGCTGCAATTACTACAATATTGCCTGGACCCGATAAAAATCATGATAAAGTTTTGTAAAGCTCATGCCATACTCAAAATAATTTTGTTAATAGTGTCAGCCATTTTGGCACCGTTAAGCTTGTTGCTAACAGAAGATCTAATCGACAGTGTATCTGAATTATACAAAGGCAATGCGGGTTACACCCACGTGGGTCTGAACCTGGTGCTGCTGCTTATCACTATTTTGACAATCTCCCTTTGTACGTCGATGGAGGGTTACCTCAATATAAATTTTGATAGATTATTATTGAAAAACTGGACACCGGTCGTATTGAACAAGTATAAGCAGCTCAAATACAGTTGTTTCGAAGATCAAGAAACGCAGGATACTATATTTCAAATGAGTGACAATCCTAGCGAAAGTATCAAAAACAGTTTTCTTAATATCACGCAGATAGGCAGTTCTCTGCTTTCACTGGTACTACTAAATCTGGTATTTGCAAAGGTTTCTGTCTGGTTGTCAGTACTTTGTTTTTTATTCACGGTCCCCATGCTTTTTCTAAACTATAGAGCTATGACTATCCTCGACAGTCTTTTCTACAAACAATCTGCCGAAGATCGGAAGTTGGGATATTTGTTAGGGTTGTTGACTACTAAATCCTCCCTTTCTGAACTCAAATTATTTGGTGCGGTAGAATATATCGTTAATCAATGGGGAGGGATCAGAAGTAAAGTTTATAAAGAGAGGGTGGGCGCCAATGTAAAATCTCAAAAACTTATCTTTATCAATACTTTATGTGTTATGGCTTGGACAGTGCTAATTATTATTACGTTAGTAAATTATATGTACAACGGACTCATTACTTTAGGACTTTTTGTGGCTTTAATCGGCTCTCTCAATTCGATTATCAGTATATCGGAGCAGGTCTCCTGGGAATATTCCGAATACTCCCGAAATGTATTGAAGACAAAGTACTATAAGCATTTTATGTCTTTGCCTGAAAGTGAAGAGAGCGCTGATCTCAAAAAAGAGAGGTGTTTCAATAGTCCTGAAATTTGTTTCAATGATGTCTACTTTTCATATCCCCAGTCTCAAAAACCGATTCTGCAAGGTGTGTCCCTGACGATAAGACATAATGAGAGAATTGCAATTGTCGGTAAAAATGGTGCTGGAAAGTCTACGCTTATTAAGCTGTTGTGCGGGCTTTATCAACCTGATAGGGGTGAGATCACTATTAATGGTATAGCGCTTTCAAACTTGAGTCAGCATGAGATTTCTGCTCTTTTCAGCGTCGTCTTCCAGGATTTTATGAAATACAGTTTAACTGTACGGGAGAATATAGCCTTAGGGAATATTACAAAAATCCATAACGATGCAGCTATAGATAAGGCCTTGGGACAGGCTGAACCAATGGGATTCCTTAAGCTTACCGGGAAAGGACTGAATACGCCTTTAGGGAAGCTGGAGGATGACGGCATAGACCTGTCTGGAGGCGAGTGGCAGCGGATTACTATAGCCAGAGCACTTTTCGCCGATTCTTCATTTATCATTCTAGACGAGCCAACAGCTTCTTTGGACCCGGTTGCAGAAAGTGAACTTTATCAATCTCTTTCTTTGGTTATACAAGAAAAAGGTTCGATTATGATCTCACATCGTTTGGCAAGTGCCAAATTGGCAGACAAAATCTTTGTTATAGATGATGGGCGGATCTGTGAAGAGGGCAATCATGATGAGTTAATCGCCAAACAGGGAATATATGCTGAAATGTTCAAAGCTCAGGCGAAATGGTATGACATCATATGTTAA
- a CDS encoding ABC transporter ATP-binding protein: protein MLKQLAKIFRIAMDSSPGSLLIIVVSSAAGFLYPAVSTRILSSIFHEFSNTALLNLHKIYFFMVLFIAIYILKTILQSIAGLFVSIGIYEKLGYQLNIYIGEKCTKLPFISMETPEILNKLNRAKDCVTRAVIPQLLMITISVFSSFISVLLVITLLASYSLWFIPISLLSVLPYLIARIIRGKEFYYLKWFQAPKRRSLDYFWSLFNNKQAVKEMRVNGSGDYLAEKWTYYRDAVLSQEWDFRRKDSLTLLVCDFLRTLGYLTSIFFAYRLVIHHEITLGLFGACIAAFAIVQDQTRSFLVEFGRFKEHLLFSKDYLDFLELEEEVEGRAQIKGAFNQITMDNVSFRYPNKTDYALKNVSLQLHKGEKLAIVGKNGSGKTTLAKLIMGMYSSSSGSVYYNGTDLKDINKTSYYSLISSIWQDFVTYKLTIRENIAISKTQKMDSDEAILNVVKMMGMGKLVKEKGLDTPIGNEFGGIELSGGDNQRLGLARTMFRDSSMVVLDEPTSAMDPTFESEVLEKFLEISENKTSLVISHRLGLCRVVDRVIVMNNGEIVGIGTHKELLENNAEYIKLYTAQEQWYH, encoded by the coding sequence ATGTTAAAGCAGCTGGCTAAAATATTTAGAATAGCAATGGACTCTTCGCCCGGATCGCTTTTGATTATTGTAGTTAGTTCGGCTGCCGGTTTCTTATATCCCGCAGTCTCAACCAGAATTTTGTCATCAATCTTTCATGAATTTAGCAACACGGCTTTGTTAAATCTGCATAAAATCTATTTTTTCATGGTGCTATTTATAGCGATTTATATCCTGAAAACCATCCTTCAGAGTATCGCCGGGTTATTTGTGTCTATTGGGATTTACGAGAAACTGGGATATCAGCTTAATATTTATATAGGTGAAAAGTGTACGAAGCTTCCTTTTATCAGCATGGAAACACCTGAAATATTAAATAAGTTAAATAGAGCAAAAGATTGTGTAACGAGAGCGGTAATTCCGCAATTACTTATGATTACAATCAGCGTGTTCTCCAGTTTCATCTCGGTGCTTCTTGTAATCACTCTATTGGCATCCTATAGCTTATGGTTTATTCCAATCTCCTTGCTTAGCGTGCTTCCTTATTTAATAGCCAGAATTATCCGGGGGAAAGAATTTTACTATTTGAAATGGTTTCAGGCCCCCAAGCGGAGATCCCTGGATTATTTCTGGAGTCTGTTCAATAATAAGCAGGCTGTAAAAGAGATGCGTGTTAACGGCAGCGGTGATTACTTGGCCGAGAAGTGGACCTATTATCGTGATGCTGTGTTGAGTCAAGAGTGGGATTTCAGAAGGAAAGATAGTCTGACTTTACTAGTGTGCGATTTTCTCAGGACACTTGGATACTTGACCAGCATATTTTTTGCCTACAGACTTGTTATCCATCATGAGATAACGCTCGGACTGTTTGGTGCGTGTATTGCTGCTTTTGCAATAGTGCAAGACCAGACAAGATCTTTCCTGGTGGAATTTGGCCGTTTTAAAGAACACTTGTTGTTCTCGAAAGACTATCTTGATTTCTTGGAATTGGAGGAAGAGGTTGAGGGCAGAGCGCAAATAAAAGGAGCTTTTAATCAAATTACTATGGACAATGTTTCTTTTCGATACCCGAATAAGACGGATTATGCTCTGAAAAATGTGAGCTTACAACTACATAAAGGAGAAAAGTTGGCAATAGTCGGAAAAAACGGGAGCGGGAAAACCACCCTGGCAAAATTAATCATGGGGATGTATTCATCCAGTAGCGGCAGCGTTTATTACAATGGCACGGATCTTAAGGATATCAATAAAACAAGTTATTATTCCCTCATTTCCTCTATATGGCAGGATTTTGTTACCTACAAACTTACCATCAGAGAGAATATTGCGATTAGTAAGACTCAAAAAATGGATAGCGATGAGGCTATTTTAAATGTTGTGAAAATGATGGGGATGGGGAAGCTTGTCAAAGAAAAAGGATTGGATACCCCTATCGGAAACGAATTCGGCGGGATTGAATTATCGGGTGGAGACAACCAGCGGCTTGGACTGGCCAGAACGATGTTCCGGGATAGTTCAATGGTTGTTCTGGACGAACCAACTTCTGCTATGGACCCGACCTTCGAATCGGAAGTGCTGGAGAAATTCCTGGAAATTTCAGAGAATAAAACATCCTTGGTTATTTCTCATAGACTGGGGCTATGCAGAGTGGTGGACAGGGTTATCGTCATGAATAATGGTGAAATTGTGGGAATCGGGACTCATAAAGAACTGCTTGAGAACAATGCTGAATACATAAAACTCTATACAGCTCAAGAACAGTGGTATCACTAG